One window of Acidimicrobiales bacterium genomic DNA carries:
- a CDS encoding serine/threonine-protein kinase: MTDTFDIATFGAYETREFLGMGSFAEVYRCYHADLDTEVAVKVLHRHLSRQPDVRERFLQEARILWRAEHPRVIPVHHVDVLPSGQPYFVMRLAECGSLGSQIERRMVESGGPFELPAVVGLAGELAECLDAVRARGVVHRDLKPENVLVRRVRTPDPDRVARWGLPADERLTLADFGLAKVLAEGTSMLSQLGGTPHYMAPEQMSLTARLDWRADLFAVGVMTFELAVGEVPWPERTVENARDIDLDLVDAHERSGGTVPIGFDDVIRRAVMHDPEDRYESPSAFVDALTELVVDDAVDDDEPMTHSIIERIRILADGLDDSVRRGDRPVRTLVADALDRPRRLVVVGGERTTPDGLTLRMLGRRVEPGRGSLLGHRVTRIRQGDELRLLARTLAGDEVLGHVDHDDSGRLRLELAVSPWSVDTLELELPGDHFGGVELVDVPWSVVRAEAGGAAAFIREADLVVLGLPMSTAVAAANLDTLLGLLLESVVGPVGVVGVQAAASFEQMPLRLPGTLEVLSSDDAAELRALTDDVLGGERGVSLAASRALALLAPEAERFDDELDAIRRDAPELDRLIAARSVVVQRSVTVDERDELVHLLGRRAPQTRLGLAPDADPATVRRVAAERRRRWEWARSRATSGGERARILDAALGALGGLIELSEGAN, encoded by the coding sequence GTGACCGACACGTTCGACATCGCCACGTTCGGTGCCTACGAGACCAGGGAGTTTCTCGGAATGGGGAGCTTCGCAGAGGTGTACCGCTGCTATCACGCCGATCTCGACACCGAGGTGGCGGTGAAGGTCCTGCACCGACACCTGTCTCGTCAGCCCGATGTGCGCGAGCGGTTCCTCCAGGAGGCCCGCATCCTCTGGCGAGCCGAGCACCCCAGGGTCATCCCGGTGCATCACGTCGACGTACTGCCCTCGGGACAGCCCTACTTCGTGATGCGGCTGGCCGAGTGCGGCAGCCTCGGATCGCAGATCGAGCGACGGATGGTCGAGTCCGGGGGACCGTTCGAGTTGCCGGCGGTCGTGGGGCTGGCCGGCGAACTCGCCGAGTGTCTCGATGCCGTCCGGGCCCGAGGGGTGGTCCATCGCGACCTCAAACCGGAGAACGTGTTGGTGCGCCGGGTTCGAACCCCCGACCCCGACCGCGTCGCTCGCTGGGGTCTGCCCGCCGATGAGCGGCTCACCCTGGCCGACTTCGGACTCGCGAAGGTGTTGGCCGAGGGCACGAGCATGTTGTCGCAGTTGGGCGGGACCCCCCACTACATGGCCCCCGAGCAGATGTCGCTCACGGCTCGGCTCGACTGGCGGGCCGATCTGTTCGCCGTGGGAGTGATGACGTTCGAGCTGGCGGTGGGCGAGGTGCCCTGGCCGGAGCGAACCGTGGAGAACGCACGGGACATCGATCTCGACCTCGTCGACGCTCACGAGCGCAGCGGGGGGACTGTGCCGATCGGCTTCGACGACGTGATCCGGCGAGCCGTGATGCACGACCCCGAGGATCGCTACGAGTCGCCGTCGGCGTTCGTGGACGCGCTGACCGAGCTCGTCGTCGATGATGCCGTCGACGACGACGAGCCCATGACGCACTCGATCATCGAGAGAATTCGGATCCTCGCCGACGGACTGGACGATTCCGTGCGTCGCGGCGACCGGCCGGTCCGCACTCTCGTGGCCGACGCACTCGACCGGCCCCGACGCCTGGTGGTGGTCGGTGGAGAGCGAACGACGCCCGACGGGCTCACCCTGCGGATGCTCGGACGACGGGTTGAGCCGGGCCGAGGATCGCTGCTCGGCCATCGGGTCACGAGGATCCGCCAGGGGGACGAGCTGCGGCTGCTGGCCCGCACCCTCGCCGGCGACGAGGTGCTCGGCCACGTGGACCATGACGACAGCGGGCGACTGCGCCTGGAGCTGGCGGTGTCGCCATGGTCGGTCGACACCCTCGAGCTCGAGCTGCCGGGTGACCATTTCGGCGGGGTCGAACTCGTCGACGTGCCCTGGTCGGTCGTGCGGGCCGAGGCGGGTGGCGCCGCGGCGTTCATCCGCGAGGCGGATCTGGTCGTGCTCGGACTGCCCATGTCGACGGCGGTCGCGGCCGCCAACCTCGACACGCTGCTCGGCCTCCTCCTGGAGTCGGTCGTCGGTCCGGTCGGCGTGGTCGGAGTCCAGGCCGCTGCCTCCTTCGAACAGATGCCGTTGCGCCTGCCGGGCACGCTCGAGGTCCTGTCGTCCGACGACGCCGCCGAACTGCGGGCGTTGACCGATGACGTCCTCGGCGGCGAGCGGGGGGTCTCGCTGGCGGCCAGCCGGGCGCTGGCCCTGCTGGCCCCCGAAGCCGAACGCTTCGACGACGAGCTCGACGCGATACGCCGCGACGCCCCCGAGCTCGACCGATTGATCGCCGCCCGATCCGTGGTGGTGCAGCGCTCGGTCACCGTCGACGAGCGCGACGAGCTGGTGCATCTGCTGGGTCGCCGGGCGCCCCAGACCCGGCTCGGGCTGGCGCCCGACGCGGACCCGGCGACCGTTCGCAGGGTCGCCGCCGAGCGTCGCCGACGTTGGGAGTGGGCGCGCTCGCGTGCGACCTCGGGCGGTGAGCGGGCCCGGATCCTCGATGCTGCGCTCGGCGCTCTCGGCGGGCTGATCGAACTTTCCGAAGGAGCGAACTGA